CACGGCGCAGAAATTCCCTGACATCATCGCCCGATGCCACTGAGCCGCACTCTCGGGTCTATCACGGTCACGGCGCTCACCGACGGCGAGGGCGCTTTCTTCCAGCCCCGCACGCAGGCGTTTCCGGACGCCACAGCTGCCCACTGGCGGGAGGCCGACCAGCGCGACCCCGGCTCGGTGACCGCCGACGGGCAGTGGTGGCTGCCGTTCCGCAGCTTCGCGATCCGCAGCGGCGACGGGCCGGTCACCCTGGTCGACGCCGGGATCGGCCCGGCCGACGCGCCCGCCGCGAGCTGGGCACCGGTGCCCGGCCGCATGCCGGCCGAGTTGGCCGCCGCGGGCATCGACCCGGCCGACGTCGACACGGTCGTGCTGACCCACCTGCACAGCGACCACATCGGCTGGGCGGTCACCGGCACGCCGGGCCGGCCGTACTTCCCGAACGCCACCTACCTCGTGCAGCGCGCCGAGATCGACGCGGCGGAGACGATCAACCCGGGACTGCCGGCCGGCCTGATCGCGCCCTTGCGCGCCGCCGGCCAGCTCCGGGTGGTCGACGGCGAGACCACCCTCACCCCAGCGGTACGCCTGCTGTCCACCCCCGGCCACACCCCCGGCCACCAGTCGGTGCTCCTGACCTCGGCCGACGAACGAATGCTCATCACCGGCGACCTGCTGGTGCACATGGTGCAACTCGTCGACCCCAACCTGGCGTACGCCCACGAGGTGGACCCCGAAACCGCCCGGCTCTCCCGCACCAGGGCCCTCCAGACCCACTCCCCCACCCTCCTGGCCACCCCCCACCTAGGCACCCCTTCACCCCCCACCCCTAACCCCTCCCCTGTTGATCATGAAGTTATTGCGGTGACACACCGATGAGACGGGCAACAACTTCATGATCACCGGGGATCTGGGGGTGGGCCGGGGGCGGGGTCGGGAGGGGCCGGACGGCGGAGGGCCCGCCGGCTTGGCCGGCGGGCCCTCCGCAGTGGGTCTGGTTCGGGACTACATGCTGGCGATGTCGCCCTGCTTGGCGCGGACGGCTTCGGCGGCCTCGAGGAGGCTGGCGCGCTCGTCGGCGTCCAGGTCGGTCTCGACGACCCGCTTGACGCCCTCGGCGCCGATCGCGGCCTCGACACCCAGGTAGACACCGGAGATGCCGTACTCGCCGTCGACCCAGGCGCAGACCGGCATGACGTCGCCGGAGTCCTCCGCGACGGCCTTCGCCATCCGTGCCGCGGCGGCGGACGGGGCGTAGTACGCCGAGCCCGTCTTGAGCAGCGCGACCACCTCGGCGCCACCGTTGCGGGTCTTGACGACCAGCTCCTCGATCTGCTCGGCCGGCATCGCGTCACGCAGCGGCTTGCCGTTGACGGTGCTCTTCGACGGCACCGGGACCATCGTGTCGCCGTGCGAGCCGAGGGTCAGCGTGCGCACCGACGCCACCGGCACGTCCAGCGCCTCGGCGACGAAGTTGCTGAACCGGGCGGTGTCCAGCATGCCGGCCTGGCCGAGCACCCGGTTCTTCGGGAACTGGGTGGCGAGCTGGGCCAGCGCGGTCATCTCGTCCAGCGGGTTGGAGACGACGATGACGACGGCGTTCGGGGCGTACTTGGCGACGTTCTCGGCGACCTGACGCACGATCTTGGCGTTGGTCTCCAGCAGGTCCATCCGGCTCATGCCGGGCTTCCGCGGCAGACCGGCGGTGATCACGACGACGTCGGAGCCCTCGATGTTCTCGTAGCCCTCACCGTTGGGGCCGGTGGTCACGCCGACCACCTTGGTCTCGAAGCCCTCAATGGCCCGGGACTGGTTGAGGTCGAGCGCGAGACCCGCGGGCTTGCCCTCCACGATGTCGGTGATCACTACGGTGTCGAAGACGTCGTACTCGGCCAGGCGCTGTGCGGTGGTGGAGCCGTAGAAGCCAGCCCCGACGACAGTGACCTTCTTACCCATGGTCGTCCCACTCCCTGATACCAGTCGGTTTTCCGGACCGTATCAGTCATCCTGGCACCGATCGGGCCAGGGGCGGACGGTTACGGCCCTACACCTCAGCCGCGCTCGGCGCGCTCCACGACGTTGGTGAGCAGCATGGCCCGGGTCATCGGACCCACGCCGCCGGGCATGGGGACCAGCGCGCCGGCCGTCTCGGCCACCTCCGGGTCCACGTCGCCGGTGTAGCGGCCCTTGCCGTCCGCGCCGATCACGCGCGTGATGCCGACGTCCACCACGACCGCACCGGGGTTGATCATGTCGGCGGTGAGCAGGCCCGGTACGCCGGCCGCGACGATGACGATGTCGGCGGCGCGGGTGTGCGAGGCGAGGTCGAGGGTGCCGGTGTGGCAGAGGGTGACCGTGGCGTTCTCGCTGCGCCGGGTGAGCAGCAGGCCGAGCGGTCGGCCGACGGTGTTGCCCCGACCGACCACCGCGACGGTGGCGCCGCGCAGCGCCACGTCGTGCCGGCGGAGCAGTTCGACGATGCCGCGCGGGGTGCAGGGCAGCGGGCCGTCGTAGCCGAGGACGAGCCGGCCCAGGTTGACTGGGTGCAGACCGTCGGCGTCCTTCTCCGGGTCGATCAACTCGAGCACCCGCTGGGTGTCGAGGTGGGCCGGCAGCGGCAGCTGGACGATGTAGCCGTGGCACGCCGGGTCGGCGTTCAGCTCGGCCAGCACGTCGTCGACCTGCTGCTGGGTGGCGTCGGCCGGCAGCTCCCGGCGGATCGAGGCGATGCCCACCTCGGCGCAGTCGCGGTGCTTGCCGTTGACGTACGCCTGGCTGCCCGGGTCCGCCCCGACCAGGACCGTGCCCAGCCCGGGGATGATGCCGCGTTCCGCGAGTGCCTTCACCCGTATCCGCAGCTCGTCCTTGATTTCCGCTGCGGTTGCCTTGCCGTCCAGAATCGTCGCCGTCACGACCAGATCGTCTCACGGCCGCCGCCCGCGATTCGGAGGACCTCGCTCGGGCCGCCTGCCACCATCTCGCTCAGCGCCGCCACACGTAACCATGCGTGACGTGTCGCTAGTCACTCTCAGTCACAATCTATGGGTTCGGTCACCGTCGAACCAGACAGCAAGATGAAGTGCGGCGCAGACCGGACCTCCGGTCCAGAGGGTTCCAACTTCGCCCAGGTAGGGACGGCCAGCCCTCTCGGGCGCCTAAATATCCCCAGGCCAACGAGGTTTAGCGGCTTTTCACTACCAGGCCGGTCGAGCTTCGGCAAGGGAGGCCACCCTGGACCGTTACCCATCCGCAACCGCGTCGTTGCCGAAGGCCCATCGCCGACCTACCGTTGCCGCTTGTTGCGCAGCGTAACCCAGCGTCGGGCCTGACTGCGCAGCGTGAGGAGATGAGGAGGCTCAATGCGAGTTCGTAGACTCGCCGCCTGGACCGCCCTCCCGCTCGCGGTGACGCTGGGCCTCGCGGCCTGCGGCAGCGGCGGAGACGGTGGATCCGGTGGCAGCGACAGTTCGGCGGTCAGCATTCAGATCGCCGAGCCGAAGCACCTGGTTCCCACCAACACCACCGAGACGTCCGGGTCGCAGGTGCTCGCC
The window above is part of the Micromonospora sp. LH3U1 genome. Proteins encoded here:
- a CDS encoding MBL fold metallo-hydrolase codes for the protein MPLSRTLGSITVTALTDGEGAFFQPRTQAFPDATAAHWREADQRDPGSVTADGQWWLPFRSFAIRSGDGPVTLVDAGIGPADAPAASWAPVPGRMPAELAAAGIDPADVDTVVLTHLHSDHIGWAVTGTPGRPYFPNATYLVQRAEIDAAETINPGLPAGLIAPLRAAGQLRVVDGETTLTPAVRLLSTPGHTPGHQSVLLTSADERMLITGDLLVHMVQLVDPNLAYAHEVDPETARLSRTRALQTHSPTLLATPHLGTPSPPTPNPSPVDHEVIAVTHR
- a CDS encoding malate dehydrogenase: MGKKVTVVGAGFYGSTTAQRLAEYDVFDTVVITDIVEGKPAGLALDLNQSRAIEGFETKVVGVTTGPNGEGYENIEGSDVVVITAGLPRKPGMSRMDLLETNAKIVRQVAENVAKYAPNAVVIVVSNPLDEMTALAQLATQFPKNRVLGQAGMLDTARFSNFVAEALDVPVASVRTLTLGSHGDTMVPVPSKSTVNGKPLRDAMPAEQIEELVVKTRNGGAEVVALLKTGSAYYAPSAAAARMAKAVAEDSGDVMPVCAWVDGEYGISGVYLGVEAAIGAEGVKRVVETDLDADERASLLEAAEAVRAKQGDIASM
- a CDS encoding bifunctional methylenetetrahydrofolate dehydrogenase/methenyltetrahydrofolate cyclohydrolase; the protein is MTATILDGKATAAEIKDELRIRVKALAERGIIPGLGTVLVGADPGSQAYVNGKHRDCAEVGIASIRRELPADATQQQVDDVLAELNADPACHGYIVQLPLPAHLDTQRVLELIDPEKDADGLHPVNLGRLVLGYDGPLPCTPRGIVELLRRHDVALRGATVAVVGRGNTVGRPLGLLLTRRSENATVTLCHTGTLDLASHTRAADIVIVAAGVPGLLTADMINPGAVVVDVGITRVIGADGKGRYTGDVDPEVAETAGALVPMPGGVGPMTRAMLLTNVVERAERG